In Dermacentor albipictus isolate Rhodes 1998 colony chromosome 6, USDA_Dalb.pri_finalv2, whole genome shotgun sequence, the following proteins share a genomic window:
- the LOC135897675 gene encoding uncharacterized protein, protein MDSACGSHTMEAEVIYDGSPSFLRSGVLPHDDYLPERNQSGIPIDASWCCYDIKRNANNNDNWVSPRKPYSDVCACGIRSCYLEQSEITFLTRDPLSENISYPSEQLQYGPERFRPGASRPTTPYQDIAPILPEHNYALNPEKLRRAWSLFTKRNFSSWQLSSPPFMHSLETRDACFPSRLSTDSPPIWEPIIHGHDGNDLTSLVHTGQHWSDRRQHDFNDWPTPQVGTRQTNVAPYGLLDTIELYQTLETAGCDKNLEEQRSVKSTPAIESFLPSDAELGQEPEAILPDISGRDGKSWHLRHIKTESDSVDSSRTPEWYRCLIKPAPTTEELLRRHKELGQEPEAILPYISGDGDQNRQLRRIKIEPVSDDPSPARAETEQPECPAVVDEASVGAVEDAQSEQREKLFRCPLCETVFRAKRSLVVHMRRHTGERPFKCHLCPTAFMSQQGLKGHLLRHSNARPWKCDICSKGYIKKHFLNVHKRLQHQGAGLFKCDLCPQVFVVSASLQVHRRAHDEDKPSQCHVCLAQFPDRSTLRKHALAKHSDRPFMCDLCGKTFSMRAALKNHRYVHVSSRSCAPRWNSSRPPPPELTTPCAVQLCKVEPADDACVEQSPPVTGAPPV, encoded by the exons ATGGACTCGGCGTGTGGCAGCCACACCATGGAAGCTGAGGTGATCTATGACGGTTCGCCGAGCTTTCTGCGGTCAGGCGTTTTGCCGCACGATGACTACCTTCCAGAACGAAACCAGTCTGGAATCCCCATCGACGCCAGCTGGTGCTGTTACGATATCAAGCGAAATGCGAACAACAATGACAACTGGGTCAGCCCACGGAAACCATACTCAGACGTTTGTGCATGCGGCATTCGTTCGTGTTACCTGGAACAGAGCGAAATAACTTTTCTAACTCGTGATCCCCTCAGCGAAAACATTTCGTATCCGTCGGAACAACTTCAATATGGCCCCGAGCGCTTTCGACCAGGTGCCTCAAGACCAACGACGCCGTACCAGGACATTGCGCCAATCTTGCCGGAACACAACTACGCCCTGAATCCAGAAAAACTGCGGAGGGCCTGGAGCCTGTTCACGAAGCGCAATTTCAGCAGCTGGCAGTTGTCAAGTCCCCCTTTCATGCATTCTTTAGAGACGAGAGACGCATGCTTTCCATCCAGGCTTTCGACAGATTCACCCCCAATATGGGAGCCTATAATTCACGGTCACGATGGAAACGACCTTACTTCACTGGTCCACACTGGCCAGCACTGGTCCGATAGGCGTCAGCATGACTTTAATGATTGGCCAACACCACAAGTGGGCACGCGACAGACCAATGTCGCACCTTACGGCCTATTGGATACTATAGAACTGTATCAGACACTAGAGACAGCTGGCTGTGACAAAAACCTGGAGGAGCAACGAAGCGTAAAATCTACGCCTGCCATCGAAAGCTTTTTACCGAGTGATGCTGAGTTGGGCCAAGAGCCCGAGGCGATTCTTCCCGACATCAGTGGCCGCGACGGTAAGAGTTGGCATTTGAGACATATCAAGACCGAATCTGACAGCGTCGACTCTTCACGAACGCCGGAGTGGTATCGATGTTTGATCAAGCCCGCACCCACCACCGAGGAGCTGCTACGGAGACATAAAGAGCTGGGCCAGGAACCCGAGGCCATTCTTCCTTACATCAGTGGCGACGGTGACCAGAATAGGCAACTGCGTCGCATCAAGATCGAACCTGTGAGCGACGACCCTTCGCCGGCCCGAGCTGAGACCGAACAGCCGGAATGCCCTGCGGTAGTCGACGAAGCATCGGTGGGAGCAGTGGAAGACGCTCAGTCCGAACAGCGTGAAAAGCTCTTCCGGTGCCCGTTGTGTGAGACCGTGTTTCGTGCCAAGCGCTCGTTGGTCGTCCACATGAGGCGCCACACAGGCGAGCGCCCCTTCAAGTGTCATCTCTGCCCCACTGCGTTCATGTCGCAGCAGGGGCTCAAAGGCCACCTGCTACGCCACTCGAACGCTCGTCCGTGGAAGTGCGACATCTGCTCGAAGGGCTACATCAAGAAGCATTTCTTGAACGTCCACAAGCGCCTCCAGCACCAGGGCGCAGGGCTGTTCAAGTGCGACCTCTGTCCGCAGGTGTTCGTCGTATCGGCAAGTCTCCAG GTGCACCGACGCGCCCACGACGAGGACAAGCCGTCGCAGTGCCACGTCTGCCTCGCCCAGTTCCCCGACAGGAGCACGCTCCGGAAGCACGCGCTCGCCAAGCACTCGGACCGGCCCTTCATGTGCGACCTGTGCGGCAAGACGTTCTCCATGCGCGCCGCGCTCAAGAACCACCGCTACGTGCACGTGAGCTCGCGCAGCTGCGCCCCCCGGTGGAACAGTTCCCGGCCTCCACCCCCGGAACTGACGACGCCGTGCGCGGTCCAGCTGTGCAAGGTCGAGCCtgcagacgacgcgtgcgtggAACAGTCGCCGCCGGTGACCGGAGCTCCGCCCGTCTGA